The DNA window GGGGTGACGGTTCTGATGGCAACGCATGCCCTGGGGCTTATCTCCAGCCGTCCGTACCGCGTCCTGTCCCTCAGCGACGGGCATATGCATGGAGGCCGCATCGGTGAATAAACGCGAGGCAATGAACCACATTCGCCGGTTCGGTAATCGATTCGATCGTTTTCGCAACACGACGGGCGCAGGCGGTAGCGGCGGGCGCAATTCGTCAAAACGGCCAAAAGCGGCACCGAATCCGGCTTCCCGTAAGAGTAACGTGTTTAATGAACAGGTGCGCTACGCCTGGAACGGTGCGCTTCAGGATCTGAAAAGCACACCGCTGGCGACTTTTCTGACGGTAATGGTGATCGCCATTTCACTGACGCTACCGAGCGTGTGCTACATGGTGTACAAAAACGTCAGCACCGCCGCGACGCAGTATTATCCGACGCCGCAAATTACCGTCTATCTGGAAAAAACGCTGGATGACGATGCTGCCGCCCGGGTCGTTGGTCAGCTACAGGCCGAGCAGGGCGTAGAAAAGGTAAACTACCTGTCGCGCGATGAAGCCCTTGGCGAGTTCCGCAACTGGTCAGGTTTTGGCGGCGCGCTGGATATGCTGGAAGAAAACCCGCTGCCGGCGGTCGCGATTGTGGTGCCGAAGATTGATTTCCAGAGCGTTGAGGCGCTGAACACGCTGCGCGATCGTGTGAGTCATGTGCAGGGCGTTGATGAAGTACGAATGGATGACAGCTGGTTTGCGCGCCTCTCGTCGTTGACCGGGCTGGTTGGGCGCGTTTCGGCGATGATTGGCGTGTTGATGATCGCGGCGGTATTCCTGGTTATCGGCAACAGCGTGCGTTTAAGCATCTTTGCCCGTCGCGATACCATCAACGTGCAGAAACTTATTGGCGCGACCGATGGCTTTATTCTGCGTCCGTTCCTGTACGGCGGCGCGCTGTTAGGTTTCTCCGGCGCATTTTTGTCGCTGATTCTGTCAGAAATTATGGTGATGCGGCTGTCGTCGGCGGTCACCGAAGTGGCGAAAGTGTTTGGTACTCAGTTCGAACTGAGTGGTTTAGGCTTCGATGAATGCCTGTTGATGCTGCTGGTTTGTTCGATGATTGGCTGGGTTGCGGCTTGGCTGGCAACCGTTCAACATTTACGTCACTTTACTCCCGAGTAATAAAAATCTGGTATAATCTTTCCCTGCACTGAATGTCTCTCTGCAGGGAAAGAGTCCCTGTTGGCTCTCCCCTTTAGTTCATCTCCATGTCACATTTTGTGCGTAATCTATTCACATCATTGCATGGAACTTGTGGATAAAATCACTGTCTGATACTAATGTGAGTGATATTCTCGTTGCTCATCAATGCTGGCATGTTTGTTGCTCCGTTGTGAGGACAGAATGATGTCAGAAGATATCGATTGAGAGGATTTGAATGACCAAAGATATGCAAACTTTAGCCTTAGCCCCCGTTGGTAACCTGGAATCCTATATCCGGGCTGCGAACACTTGGCCGATGTTATCGGCTGATGAAGAGCGGGAGCTTGCTGAAAAGCTGCATTACCAGGGCGATCTGGAAGCAGCGAAAAAGCTGATCCTGTCTCACCTGCGCTTTGTTGTTCATATTGCTCGTAACTACTCGGGCTATGGCCTGCCGCAGGCGGATCTGATTCAGGAAGGTAACATCGGCCTGATGAAAGCCGTGCGCCGTTTTAACCCGGAAGTGGGCGTGCGCCTGGTTTCCTTCGCCGTGCACTGGATCAAAGCGGAAATTCACGAATACGTGCTGCGTAACTGGCGTATCGTGAAGGTCGCGACCACTAAAGCGCAGCGTAAGCTGTTCTTTAACCTGCGTAAAACCAAGCAGCGTCTGGGCTGGTTCAACCAGGATGAAGTGGAAATGGTTGCCCGCGAGCTGGGCGTGTCGAGCAAAGACGTGCGTGAGATGGAGTCACGTATGGCAGCGCAGGACATGACCTTCGATATGTCGTCAGATGATGAGTCCGATAGCCAGCCGATGGCACCAGTGCTCTATCTGCAGGATAAAACGTCTAACTTTGCCGACGGCATTGAAGACGATAACTGGGAAGAGCAGGCGGCGAATAAGCTGACTGACGCGATGCAGGGTCTCGACGAGCGCAGCCAGGATATCATCCGCGCCCGCTGGCTGGACGAAGATAACAAGTCCACGCTGCAGGAGCTGGCAGATCGCTACGGCGTTTCGGCCGAACGTGTGCGTCAGCTTGAAAAGAATGCCATGAAAAAGCTGCGCGCTGCTATCGAAGCCTAATCTGAGCGTCAGCTTCTCCCGATAACGCCCCACATTACGTTGGGGCGTTTTGTTTTTTCAGCTCCCAACCAGCGCCTGTGGGCAGTGCATTTGCAGGCACTCGAGCAGGATTTTGAACGCGGCTTCCATCTGCGTTTCAGGCTGGGAGGCAAAACCCATTAACAATCCTTTCTTACGCTGCGCCGTCAGATAATAGCGCGACAGCGGGCGCACTAAAATATTGCGCGCGTTGGCATCCCGGGCAATGGCGACGTCATCCGCCTCATCCGGCAGATTCAGAATCAGATGCAGTCCGGCATTATCACTAAAATCCGACAGCGTGTGTGGGCTGCAGTGACGCTGAATAAGCTCGGTCAAAAAGATGCGACGGCGGCTGTACAGCAGGCGCATGCGGCGAATATGCGCCGAATAATGTCCGGCGTTGATAAATTCTGCCAGCGCCAGCTGGATCAGCGAGTGACCACCGCGATAAAGTTCGGCATGGGCATTTTTGAGTTCAGCCGCCAGTGGTCGTGGAAGCACCACATAGCCCAGCCGAAGCCCCGGATAGAGCGTCTTACTAAACGTGCCGACGTAGACCACTGGTGCTTCGGGGGCCAGGCCCTGAAGAGCCGGTATCGGCTGACCGGAAAAGCGAAACTCGCTGTCGTAGTCATCCTCCACAATCCAGCTTCCGTGCTGATGAGCCAGCGCCAGCAGCCGCTGTCGGCGCTCAAGGCTCATTACCGCGCCCAGCGGATACTGATGGGATGGCGTGACGAAGATAAGCCTTGGCGCTTCGGCGATGGTGTCGGGCGGACACAGGCCATTGGCATCAACGGTAATCGGTTCTGCTCGTACTTCATTCATCGCCAGCACGTGTCGAATACCCCAATAAGACGGTTCTTCGACCCAGGTAAGATCCCCGTTGTCGCACAGCATACGGGTGACCAGGTCGATGGCCTGGTGGATCCCTTCAGTAATAAGAATCTGATCTGCCTGACACTGCACGCCGCGCGCTACTCTTAAGTAGTCCACCAGCGCATGTTGCAGTTCGGGCGTGCCGCCAT is part of the Klebsiella huaxiensis genome and encodes:
- the ftsX gene encoding permease-like cell division protein FtsX, which gives rise to MNKREAMNHIRRFGNRFDRFRNTTGAGGSGGRNSSKRPKAAPNPASRKSNVFNEQVRYAWNGALQDLKSTPLATFLTVMVIAISLTLPSVCYMVYKNVSTAATQYYPTPQITVYLEKTLDDDAAARVVGQLQAEQGVEKVNYLSRDEALGEFRNWSGFGGALDMLEENPLPAVAIVVPKIDFQSVEALNTLRDRVSHVQGVDEVRMDDSWFARLSSLTGLVGRVSAMIGVLMIAAVFLVIGNSVRLSIFARRDTINVQKLIGATDGFILRPFLYGGALLGFSGAFLSLILSEIMVMRLSSAVTEVAKVFGTQFELSGLGFDECLLMLLVCSMIGWVAAWLATVQHLRHFTPE
- the rpoH gene encoding RNA polymerase sigma factor RpoH yields the protein MTKDMQTLALAPVGNLESYIRAANTWPMLSADEERELAEKLHYQGDLEAAKKLILSHLRFVVHIARNYSGYGLPQADLIQEGNIGLMKAVRRFNPEVGVRLVSFAVHWIKAEIHEYVLRNWRIVKVATTKAQRKLFFNLRKTKQRLGWFNQDEVEMVARELGVSSKDVREMESRMAAQDMTFDMSSDDESDSQPMAPVLYLQDKTSNFADGIEDDNWEEQAANKLTDAMQGLDERSQDIIRARWLDEDNKSTLQELADRYGVSAERVRQLEKNAMKKLRAAIEA